One part of the Methylobacterium mesophilicum SR1.6/6 genome encodes these proteins:
- a CDS encoding SPFH domain-containing protein, with amino-acid sequence MSTLIRAGLSLGAIAVFAGLPRLASTEAGLAAGRVAVEQLSDSAAGPLKTQIASDLAGGSTLPLLALLAVLAVIWLVPARRAPLAVLLFGLGTAAAPEPADAYFSKYDYGEYIEILPNQSAFMIPESGDTKTTQAQFGSEKFLSESKVAAKRVQIPHTKLPNTGTLSDYYVPAARLIIVDRTPVSREWTTSASRGTSSADQGFRFETADSIGLSTSVVISAFVKEEDAAKFLYWFGTKPSAQDTDEARFASVLYGRSLAEVVDGNVHRTVQAALAREFGRRSTDDAIHQKAEIMASVEKAVIDQFAPMGVTVTTLGFADELSFENAAIQAAIDDTFMANKRAQSAQAQLATLPIQERILDMEIRRSDAQARQTLAGRWNGSASGFLPSWVVIPSDVLGTVRGWFGGGETKPALSAAPAKG; translated from the coding sequence ATGTCCACGCTCATCCGCGCCGGCCTCTCGCTCGGCGCCATCGCTGTCTTCGCCGGCCTTCCCCGGCTCGCCTCGACCGAGGCCGGATTGGCTGCAGGCCGCGTCGCCGTGGAGCAGCTGTCCGATAGTGCGGCTGGCCCCCTCAAGACGCAGATCGCATCCGACCTCGCCGGCGGCTCGACCCTGCCGCTCCTGGCTCTGCTCGCCGTCCTCGCCGTGATCTGGCTCGTACCCGCCCGGCGCGCGCCGCTCGCCGTCCTCCTCTTCGGGCTCGGCACCGCCGCCGCGCCCGAGCCGGCGGACGCCTACTTCAGCAAGTACGACTACGGCGAGTACATCGAGATCCTGCCCAACCAGTCGGCCTTCATGATCCCGGAGAGCGGAGACACGAAGACCACCCAGGCGCAGTTCGGTTCGGAGAAGTTCCTCTCCGAGAGCAAGGTCGCGGCCAAGCGCGTGCAGATCCCGCACACCAAGCTGCCGAACACCGGCACGCTGTCGGACTACTACGTGCCGGCCGCGCGCTTGATCATCGTCGACCGCACGCCGGTGTCGCGCGAGTGGACGACCTCGGCCAGCCGCGGAACGTCGAGTGCCGACCAAGGCTTCCGGTTCGAGACCGCCGACTCGATCGGGCTGTCGACCTCGGTGGTGATCTCCGCCTTCGTGAAGGAGGAGGACGCGGCCAAGTTCCTGTACTGGTTCGGCACCAAGCCGTCGGCCCAGGACACGGACGAGGCGCGTTTCGCCTCGGTGCTCTACGGCCGCTCGCTCGCGGAGGTGGTCGACGGCAACGTGCATCGCACCGTGCAGGCCGCGCTCGCGCGCGAATTCGGCCGCCGCTCGACCGATGACGCGATCCACCAGAAGGCCGAGATCATGGCCTCCGTCGAGAAGGCGGTGATCGACCAGTTCGCGCCGATGGGCGTCACCGTGACGACGCTGGGCTTTGCCGACGAGCTGAGCTTCGAGAACGCCGCGATCCAGGCGGCGATCGACGACACGTTCATGGCCAACAAGCGGGCGCAGTCGGCCCAGGCGCAGCTCGCCACGCTGCCGATCCAGGAGCGGATCCTCGACATGGAGATCCGCCGCTCGGACGCGCAGGCGCGACAGACGCTGGCCGGGCGCTGGAACGGCAGCGCCTCGGGCTTCCTGCCCTCCTGGGTCGTTATCCCGAGCGACGTCCTCGGCACGGTCCGCGGTTGGTTCGGAGGTGGCGAGACGAAGCCCGCGCTCTCGGCTGCTCCAGCGAAAGGCTAA
- a CDS encoding amidase yields MMADRINRRDALIGIAATGALPAIRPGPAIGATGSSTTAGELAAAIRSGRRSARETVDLHLDRIAAANPRLNAVVQLTADAARREADEADAMLARGQVKGPLHGVPVTIKDTLETAGTICTGGTLGRASYVPKADATAVARLRAAGAIVLGKTNVPELAGALETDNLVYGRTNNPYDLARTPGGSSGGEAAIVAAAGSPLGLGTDAGGSIRVPAHYCGLAALKPTSGRVPRTGQFPRPMGAHNAVFHVSLIARSVDDLALALPIIAGPDFHDYTIVDMPLLDSRAVDLSKVKLAFFDDDGLASPTAEIAAAVHHAVEALALAGVTVTERRPPDAAKAGTIYYDMTRGDGAAGVRAFLKSIGTERISPLFEQSLQSRSSPAMGSITEALAAFNRWDAYRNAMLAFMQDYDALLSPVLPYAAPRHGTSFDDELQKGVGYAQMHNLTGWPSSTVRVGTSPEGLPLGVQVAARPWREDVALALVRQLEIRFGGWTAPNL; encoded by the coding sequence ATGATGGCCGACCGGATCAACCGCCGAGACGCACTCATCGGCATAGCCGCCACCGGTGCCCTGCCGGCGATCCGTCCTGGACCAGCCATCGGTGCGACCGGCTCGAGCACGACCGCGGGCGAGCTGGCTGCCGCGATCCGGAGCGGCCGCCGCTCGGCGCGCGAGACCGTCGACCTCCATCTCGATCGCATCGCCGCGGCGAACCCGCGCTTGAACGCCGTGGTTCAGCTCACTGCCGATGCGGCCCGTCGGGAGGCGGACGAGGCCGACGCGATGCTGGCGCGTGGTCAGGTCAAGGGGCCGCTCCACGGTGTTCCGGTCACCATCAAGGACACGCTCGAGACGGCCGGCACGATCTGCACGGGCGGTACCCTTGGACGGGCGAGCTACGTGCCGAAGGCCGACGCCACCGCCGTCGCGCGACTGCGGGCGGCCGGAGCGATCGTGCTGGGCAAGACCAACGTGCCGGAACTGGCCGGGGCCTTGGAGACCGACAACCTCGTCTACGGGCGGACCAACAATCCCTACGATCTCGCCCGCACTCCGGGTGGAAGCAGCGGCGGCGAAGCCGCAATCGTCGCAGCGGCCGGCTCGCCGCTCGGCCTCGGGACCGATGCGGGCGGCAGCATTCGCGTGCCGGCGCATTACTGCGGCCTCGCCGCGCTCAAGCCGACTTCGGGCCGCGTGCCGCGGACCGGCCAGTTCCCCCGGCCGATGGGCGCGCACAACGCCGTCTTCCACGTCAGCCTGATCGCCCGGAGCGTGGATGATCTGGCGCTGGCCCTGCCGATTATCGCCGGGCCCGATTTTCACGACTACACCATAGTCGACATGCCGCTGCTCGACAGCCGTGCGGTCGACCTCTCGAAGGTGAAGCTGGCCTTCTTCGACGACGACGGGCTCGCGTCGCCCACCGCCGAGATCGCGGCGGCCGTTCACCACGCGGTCGAGGCACTGGCGCTGGCGGGCGTGACCGTGACGGAGCGCCGCCCGCCGGATGCGGCCAAGGCCGGGACCATCTACTACGACATGACGCGCGGCGACGGCGCGGCCGGTGTCCGGGCCTTCCTCAAATCGATCGGCACCGAGCGGATCTCGCCGCTGTTCGAGCAGTCGCTGCAGTCGCGCTCCTCACCGGCGATGGGGAGCATCACGGAGGCGCTCGCCGCGTTCAACCGGTGGGATGCCTACCGGAACGCGATGCTGGCCTTCATGCAGGATTACGATGCCCTGCTCTCGCCGGTCCTGCCGTACGCGGCACCACGGCATGGCACGAGCTTCGACGATGAACTGCAGAAGGGCGTCGGCTACGCACAAATGCACAATCTGACCGGTTGGCCATCCTCGACAGTGCGCGTCGGGACATCGCCGGAAGGCCTGCCGCTCGGTGTGCAGGTGGCGGCTCGGCCGTGGCGGGAGGACGTCGCGCTCGCCCTCGTCCGGCAGCTCGAGATCCGCTTCGGCGGATGGACGGCACCCAACCTGTAG
- a CDS encoding YeiH family protein translates to MSPDVRPHTVPPAALSGGESRSSPGASLLPGIGLCAAITALAMAAQGLEERVAGHPYVEALVLAILIGIAVRTAWTPHPRFRTGIAFSAKQLLEVAVVLLGASLSLGAILASGPALLAGIVGTVVLGIAASVTICRLLGLPARMAILVACGNAICGNSAIAAVAPVIGAEPKDIAAAIAFTAVLGVLMVLGLPLFVPLAGMSDNQYGVLAGLTVYAVPQVLAATVPVSLLSTQVGTLVKLVRVLMLGPVVVAFSLIAPRLPQAEGPAPAPTRPGLTKLVPWFILGFLALATLRSLGLVPDPAVKPLTQLAGVLTVLSMAALGLGVDVRVLARVGGRVTLAVTASLAVLVALSLVLIRALGIA, encoded by the coding sequence GTGAGCCCTGACGTCCGACCCCACACGGTCCCGCCTGCCGCCCTCTCCGGCGGGGAGAGCCGGTCAAGCCCCGGCGCCTCGCTGCTGCCGGGGATCGGTCTGTGTGCGGCGATCACCGCTCTGGCCATGGCCGCGCAGGGGCTGGAGGAGCGCGTCGCCGGCCACCCCTACGTCGAGGCGCTGGTCCTGGCGATCCTGATCGGCATCGCGGTGCGCACCGCCTGGACGCCGCATCCGCGGTTCCGGACCGGCATCGCCTTCTCGGCCAAGCAGCTCCTCGAAGTCGCCGTCGTCCTGCTCGGCGCCTCGTTGAGCCTCGGGGCGATCCTCGCCTCCGGCCCGGCGCTCCTCGCCGGGATCGTCGGCACCGTGGTCCTCGGCATCGCCGCCAGCGTGACGATCTGCCGGCTGCTCGGCCTTCCGGCCCGGATGGCGATCCTGGTGGCCTGCGGCAACGCCATCTGCGGCAACTCGGCGATCGCCGCCGTCGCCCCGGTGATCGGGGCCGAGCCGAAGGACATTGCCGCCGCCATCGCGTTCACCGCCGTGCTCGGCGTGCTGATGGTGCTCGGCCTGCCGCTGTTCGTGCCGCTGGCCGGCATGAGCGACAACCAGTACGGCGTACTCGCCGGGCTCACCGTCTACGCCGTGCCGCAGGTGCTGGCCGCCACCGTGCCGGTGAGCCTGCTGTCGACCCAGGTCGGCACCCTGGTGAAGCTCGTGCGCGTGCTGATGCTCGGCCCCGTCGTGGTGGCCTTCTCGCTGATCGCGCCGCGGCTGCCGCAGGCGGAGGGGCCGGCGCCGGCGCCGACCCGTCCGGGCCTGACCAAGCTGGTGCCGTGGTTCATCCTCGGCTTCCTGGCGCTCGCGACCCTGCGCTCGCTGGGCCTCGTCCCCGATCCCGCGGTGAAGCCGCTGACCCAACTCGCGGGCGTGCTGACCGTCCTGTCCATGGCGGCCCTCGGCCTGGGGGTGGACGTGCGCGTCCTGGCCCGGGTCGGCGGTCGGGTCACCCTGGCGGTCACCGCCTCGCTGGCGGTCCTCGTCGCCCTCAGCCTCGTGCTGATCCGCGCCCTGGGGATCGCGTGA
- a CDS encoding MucR family transcriptional regulator — protein MPERKSESPAQIVALVGEIVSAYVAHNSVPPTALPDLMASVHAALAGLGGTPQAEAAPPVERPTAAQIRKSVQQDGIVSFIDGRSYKTLKRHLTAHGLTPERYRERYGLPDDYPMTAPGYAAQRSALAKAIGLGVPGGRSDQRRTGTGG, from the coding sequence GTGCCCGAAAGAAAATCAGAAAGCCCGGCTCAGATCGTCGCGCTGGTCGGCGAGATCGTCTCGGCCTATGTCGCGCACAATTCCGTTCCGCCGACGGCCCTGCCCGACCTGATGGCCAGCGTGCATGCAGCCCTGGCCGGTCTCGGCGGCACGCCGCAGGCCGAGGCGGCTCCGCCCGTCGAAAGGCCGACGGCGGCGCAGATCCGAAAATCGGTTCAGCAGGACGGCATCGTCAGCTTCATCGACGGCCGGTCGTACAAGACGCTCAAGCGCCATCTCACCGCCCACGGCCTGACGCCGGAGCGGTACCGCGAGCGTTACGGCCTGCCGGACGATTATCCGATGACCGCTCCCGGCTACGCCGCGCAACGCTCCGCGCTCGCCAAGGCGATCGGCCTCGGGGTGCCGGGCGGGCGGTCCGATCAGCGCAGGACCGGCACCGGCGGCTGA
- a CDS encoding ABC transporter ATP-binding protein, giving the protein MSEPVVRIRDLTIALPKGADRPHAVEDLNLDLESGKILCVVGESGSGKSMSAYALTGLLPRALKPTAGTILFEGRDLLTLDEPAWRSLRGRRIAMVFQEPMTALNPVMRIGDQIAEMFEAHDLLTRSERRARAVALAKEVGLPNPEEAVRAYPHQLSGGQRQRAMIAMALALEPSVLVADEPTTALDVTTQAQILRLIRDLQQKRGMSVLFITHDFGVVAEIADHVAVLQRGRLVESGTAEAVLRTPQAPYTKALLAAVPSLTPPPRSPVDAAPVALSVSGLSKTYSGRSGLFGKPRVVAAVKEVSFDVRRGETLGIVGESGSGKSTTARLAIRLIEPDGGTVRLGDLDYTALGKAALRDKRSRIQMIFQDPFASLNPRRTVEQIITAGPIAHGVPAAEARERARSLLGLVGLDPKAAARYPNAFSGGQRQRIGIARALAMEPDVLVADEAVSALDVSVQRQVLDLLEDLKQRLSLAMLFITHDLRVAATICDRIAVMHRGAVVEMRGTAELFAAPEHAYTRSLLAAVPGAHAS; this is encoded by the coding sequence ATGAGCGAGCCGGTCGTCCGCATCCGCGATCTGACGATCGCGCTCCCCAAGGGCGCCGACCGCCCGCACGCGGTCGAGGATTTGAACCTCGATCTGGAATCCGGAAAAATCCTGTGCGTGGTCGGGGAATCGGGCTCGGGCAAGTCGATGAGCGCCTACGCGCTGACCGGCCTCCTGCCCCGGGCCCTGAAACCGACGGCCGGCACGATCCTGTTCGAGGGCCGGGATCTCCTGACCCTCGACGAGCCAGCGTGGCGGTCGCTGCGGGGCCGGCGCATCGCCATGGTGTTCCAGGAGCCGATGACGGCCCTGAACCCGGTGATGCGGATCGGCGACCAGATCGCCGAGATGTTCGAGGCGCACGACCTGCTCACCCGCAGCGAGCGCCGGGCCCGGGCGGTGGCGCTGGCCAAGGAGGTCGGTCTGCCGAACCCCGAGGAGGCGGTGCGGGCCTATCCGCACCAGCTCTCCGGCGGCCAGCGGCAGCGGGCGATGATCGCCATGGCGCTGGCGCTGGAGCCCTCCGTGCTGGTCGCTGACGAGCCGACCACGGCGCTGGACGTCACCACCCAGGCCCAGATCCTCCGGCTGATCCGTGACCTGCAGCAGAAGCGCGGGATGAGCGTCCTGTTCATCACCCACGATTTCGGCGTCGTGGCGGAGATCGCCGACCACGTGGCGGTGCTCCAGCGCGGCCGGCTGGTGGAATCCGGCACCGCCGAGGCCGTGCTGCGCACGCCTCAGGCGCCCTACACCAAGGCGCTGCTCGCCGCCGTCCCGAGCCTGACGCCGCCGCCGCGGTCGCCGGTGGACGCGGCCCCGGTCGCCCTGTCGGTGAGCGGGCTGTCCAAGACCTATTCCGGGCGCTCCGGCCTGTTCGGCAAGCCGCGGGTCGTGGCCGCGGTCAAGGAGGTCTCGTTCGACGTCCGCCGCGGCGAGACCCTGGGCATCGTCGGCGAATCCGGCTCGGGCAAGTCGACCACCGCGCGGCTGGCGATCCGGCTGATCGAGCCCGACGGCGGCACGGTGCGCCTGGGCGACCTCGACTACACGGCCCTCGGGAAGGCGGCCTTGCGCGACAAGCGCAGCCGCATCCAGATGATCTTCCAGGACCCGTTCGCGTCCCTCAATCCCCGGCGCACCGTGGAGCAGATCATCACGGCAGGTCCGATCGCCCACGGAGTCCCGGCCGCGGAGGCCCGGGAGCGGGCCCGGAGCCTGCTCGGCCTCGTCGGCCTCGACCCGAAGGCCGCCGCCCGTTACCCCAACGCCTTCTCGGGCGGCCAGCGCCAGCGGATCGGCATCGCCCGGGCGCTCGCCATGGAGCCGGACGTGCTGGTGGCCGACGAGGCGGTCTCGGCGCTGGACGTCTCGGTCCAGCGGCAGGTGCTGGATCTGCTGGAGGATTTGAAGCAGCGCCTGTCGCTGGCGATGCTGTTCATCACCCACGACCTGCGGGTGGCGGCCACGATCTGCGACCGGATCGCCGTGATGCATCGGGGTGCCGTCGTGGAGATGCGGGGCACCGCCGAGCTGTTCGCCGCACCGGAGCACGCCTACACACGCAGCCTGCTCGCCGCGGTACCGGGCGCGCACGCCTCCTGA
- a CDS encoding M20 family metallopeptidase: MTRDAAIARATEAFDSGAFLALLREAVAMPTESQAPGQEAALRAYLDAFITPLVARLGFETPKIFPNPDGVHGPFLIAERREGADLPTVLIYGHGDTVRGYPEQWREGLGPWEIVVEGDRWYGRGTADNKGQHVLNLAALEQVIAAREGRLGFNVKLLIEMGEESGSPGLRPFCREQAEALRSDVLIASDGPRLNGERPTLFLGSRGAYNFELSLNLREGPHHSGNWGGLLRNPGTVLASAIASMVDARGSILVEALRPPPIPEGVRAALADIRVGEDPTAPKIDADWGEPGLTPAERVFAWNTLEVLAFKTGDPDGPLNAVPPHAKATLQLRFVVGTDWQNLIRNVRAHLDAHGFPMIEVKPARAAEVFQATRLPVEDPWVEWALQSIEASTAKKPALLPNLGGSLPNDAFSEILGLPTLWVPHSYPACRQHGPDEHMLASGTREGLAIMAGLFWDLGRDGPDILRRRTARA, from the coding sequence ATGACGCGAGACGCCGCCATCGCGCGCGCCACGGAGGCCTTCGATTCGGGCGCGTTCCTCGCCCTCCTGCGGGAGGCGGTGGCGATGCCGACCGAGAGCCAGGCCCCCGGTCAGGAGGCCGCACTCCGCGCCTATCTCGACGCCTTCATCACGCCGCTGGTCGCCCGCCTCGGCTTCGAAACGCCAAAAATCTTCCCCAACCCGGACGGGGTGCACGGCCCGTTCCTGATCGCCGAGCGGCGCGAGGGCGCGGACCTGCCGACCGTGTTGATCTACGGCCACGGCGACACGGTGCGGGGCTATCCCGAGCAGTGGCGCGAGGGGCTTGGCCCCTGGGAGATCGTGGTCGAGGGCGACCGCTGGTACGGGCGCGGCACCGCCGACAACAAGGGTCAGCACGTCCTCAACCTCGCCGCCCTGGAGCAGGTGATCGCCGCCCGCGAGGGCCGTCTCGGCTTCAACGTGAAGCTGCTGATCGAGATGGGTGAGGAATCGGGATCCCCGGGCCTGCGGCCATTCTGCCGGGAGCAGGCCGAGGCCCTGCGCTCCGACGTGCTGATCGCCTCGGACGGCCCCCGCCTCAACGGTGAGCGCCCGACCCTCTTCCTGGGCTCCCGCGGCGCCTACAATTTCGAGCTGAGCCTGAACCTGCGGGAGGGCCCGCACCATTCCGGCAACTGGGGTGGGCTGCTGCGCAACCCCGGCACAGTGCTGGCCTCGGCGATCGCCTCGATGGTCGATGCCAGGGGCAGCATCCTGGTCGAAGCCCTGCGGCCGCCGCCGATCCCCGAGGGGGTGCGCGCGGCGCTCGCCGACATCCGGGTTGGCGAGGACCCGACCGCGCCGAAGATCGACGCCGACTGGGGCGAGCCGGGCCTGACGCCCGCCGAGCGGGTCTTCGCCTGGAACACCCTGGAGGTGCTGGCCTTCAAGACCGGCGATCCGGACGGGCCGCTCAACGCCGTGCCGCCCCACGCCAAGGCGACCCTGCAGCTGCGCTTCGTCGTCGGCACCGACTGGCAGAATCTGATCCGGAACGTGCGCGCCCATCTCGACGCGCACGGCTTCCCGATGATCGAGGTCAAGCCGGCCCGCGCGGCGGAAGTCTTCCAGGCGACGCGGCTGCCCGTGGAGGATCCCTGGGTGGAGTGGGCGCTGCAGTCGATCGAGGCAAGCACGGCCAAGAAGCCGGCGCTGCTGCCCAATCTCGGCGGCTCCCTGCCGAACGACGCCTTCTCGGAGATCCTCGGCCTGCCGACCCTCTGGGTGCCGCATTCCTACCCGGCCTGCCGCCAGCACGGGCCCGACGAGCACATGCTCGCCTCCGGCACCCGCGAGGGCCTGGCGATCATGGCCGGCCTGTTCTGGGATCTGGGCCGAGACGGACCCGACATCCTCCGCCGCCGCACCGCGAGGGCCTGA
- a CDS encoding ABC transporter permease, producing MSLPPDTAALAAPALSPETPIALALVPSPTRLILRRGLRHTGFLIGAGILALIVLAALAAPLIAPHDPYAQDVSRRLIPPVWQAKGTWAHVLGTDKLGRDYLSRLLYGGQISLLIGISAALISGLIGTTLGLCAGYFGGWVDSVVSYIVTTRLAMPVVLVALAMAALVGGSLKVVVLVLGFLLWDRFAVVTRAATQQIRNQDFVSAARAAGLTDLRIIRQEILPNIMNALIVVATLEMAHAILLEAALSFLGLGVQPPLPSWGLMIAEGKQYMFFQPWVITIPGVALLLLVLAINLLGDGLRDITAPEARH from the coding sequence ATGAGCCTCCCCCCCGACACGGCGGCGCTCGCCGCCCCCGCCCTCTCCCCTGAGACGCCGATCGCCCTCGCGCTGGTCCCCTCCCCCACCCGCCTGATCCTGCGCCGGGGCCTGCGCCACACCGGCTTCCTGATCGGCGCCGGGATCCTCGCGCTGATCGTGCTGGCGGCGCTCGCCGCCCCGCTCATCGCGCCGCACGACCCCTACGCGCAGGACGTGTCCCGCCGCCTGATCCCGCCGGTCTGGCAGGCCAAGGGCACCTGGGCGCACGTGCTGGGCACCGACAAGCTCGGGCGCGACTACCTGAGCCGCCTGCTCTACGGCGGCCAGATCTCCCTGCTGATCGGGATCTCGGCGGCGCTGATCTCCGGCCTCATCGGCACCACGCTGGGTCTCTGCGCCGGCTATTTCGGCGGCTGGGTCGATTCGGTGGTGAGCTACATCGTGACCACCCGCCTCGCCATGCCGGTGGTTCTGGTGGCGCTGGCCATGGCGGCGCTGGTCGGCGGCTCCCTGAAGGTGGTCGTGCTGGTGCTGGGCTTCCTGCTCTGGGACCGCTTCGCCGTCGTGACCCGGGCCGCCACCCAGCAGATCCGCAACCAGGATTTCGTCTCGGCCGCCCGCGCCGCCGGGCTCACGGACCTGCGCATCATCCGCCAGGAGATCCTGCCCAACATCATGAACGCGCTGATCGTCGTGGCGACCCTGGAGATGGCCCACGCAATCCTGCTGGAGGCCGCCCTGTCGTTCCTCGGGCTCGGCGTGCAGCCGCCCCTGCCCTCCTGGGGCCTGATGATCGCCGAGGGCAAGCAGTACATGTTCTTCCAGCCCTGGGTGATCACCATCCCGGGCGTGGCGCTGCTCCTCCTCGTGCTGGCGATCAACCTCCTGGGGGACGGCCTGCGCGACATCACCGCCCCCGAGGCGCGCCACTGA
- a CDS encoding ABC transporter permease — MLAFTVRRVLVALAVAFTVSVASFLLLHLSGDLATAIAGPEATGPQIAQIRQDYGLDQPLLTQFLTWGWRALHLDFGNSFYFRESVIDLLAARLPITLYLGIIALGVALFVAIPLGVVAAVKRDTWIDRTALAVSVLGQAMPSFWFGLTLILIFSVNLRWLPVSGNATWKNFVLPAVALGYYAMPAVMRLTRNGMLEVLASDYVRTARAKGLPPRKILVRHALRNAVIPVIALSAVQFGFMLGGSIVIEAVFSLQGLGQLAWESIARNDFPVVQAIVLVLAMIYIGLTLAADLLNAFLDPRLRQS, encoded by the coding sequence ATGCTGGCCTTCACGGTCCGACGCGTGCTGGTCGCCCTGGCGGTGGCCTTCACGGTCTCGGTGGCGAGCTTCCTGCTCCTCCACCTCTCGGGCGACCTCGCCACGGCCATCGCCGGGCCGGAGGCCACGGGCCCCCAGATCGCGCAGATCCGCCAGGATTACGGCCTCGACCAGCCGCTGCTGACCCAGTTCCTGACCTGGGGCTGGCGGGCTTTGCACCTCGACTTCGGCAATTCTTTCTACTTTCGCGAGAGCGTGATCGACCTGCTGGCCGCCCGCCTACCGATCACCCTCTATCTCGGCATCATCGCGCTCGGCGTGGCGCTGTTCGTGGCCATTCCCCTCGGCGTCGTCGCCGCGGTGAAGCGGGACACGTGGATCGACCGGACGGCGCTCGCCGTCTCGGTGCTCGGCCAGGCGATGCCGAGCTTCTGGTTCGGCCTGACGCTGATCCTGATCTTCTCGGTCAATCTCCGCTGGCTGCCGGTCTCAGGCAACGCCACGTGGAAGAACTTCGTCCTGCCCGCGGTGGCGCTGGGCTACTACGCGATGCCCGCCGTGATGCGCCTCACCCGCAACGGCATGCTGGAGGTGCTGGCCTCCGACTACGTCCGCACCGCCCGCGCCAAGGGTCTGCCGCCCCGGAAGATCCTGGTGCGGCACGCGCTGCGCAACGCCGTGATCCCGGTGATCGCCCTCTCGGCGGTGCAGTTCGGCTTCATGCTCGGCGGCTCGATCGTGATCGAGGCGGTGTTCTCGCTCCAGGGCCTCGGCCAGCTCGCCTGGGAATCCATCGCCCGCAACGACTTCCCCGTCGTCCAGGCGATCGTGCTGGTGCTGGCCATGATCTACATCGGCCTGACGCTGGCCGCCGACCTGCTGAACGCTTTCCTCGACCCGCGCCTGCGCCAGTCGTGA